DNA from Mustela lutreola isolate mMusLut2 chromosome 6, mMusLut2.pri, whole genome shotgun sequence:
TATATCAGCTGAAAAAGGAGCAGTTTCACTTTCTAGTCTGCTCATTTGAGAGCTATGCAAATAAGCCAGAACAGCCAGGTCACAGTAGGGGAACACTGATCAAataggagggagaggaaagaaagaatgctCCATGAGATACCAGATGGGTTCTTTCCCCATTCAGGGCTCAGCAGTGTTAGGGTTTCCCTTGTCTAATCCTGAAGAGGAATCTATTTCTGGAAGCTGAGCCCGTATCTTAAGCATAAGCACAGTATgttcaataaaacattttttattctgtacaatatatatgtgtgtatttaaatatatgtgtgtgtgtgtgtgtgtataaatgtacacatatatatatacacaggtaTGCAGAGAAACCTGAACCAACAAATCCCTGAGTCCGGGGAACCCAGGACATTTACAAAGGGAAAGGAGGGAGTCCATGCCCTAAAAGTGTAGGAAATATGGCAacatctttccctttcctccaggTTCCCTGCAACAGAGGGAGGACTTATATGGGAGCAGGAACGGGGGGCAAGGGTGGCAGGATGAGGAGCTGTGGGTCAGATCCCCAGTCACTAGTGTGGGAAAGTAAAACACTGATTCAACATCAAAACCAACAAATCACTGCAGAGGAGGGGACAAGACTGATTGACATGCAGCTGACCTTCGGTACGCCAAACCTGAGCTTGGCAGCCCCACGCCTGGGTCAGCATGACAAATAGCACCTGTGGGGCTATGAAGCAGAGAAATGGGAAATGGCCCTTGagtgaagaagggaaagaagacaaAGCTGAGGAACAGACCTCATGTCTCAGCACAACGTGGGAGCACTGTCCCTATGCCATTTCTTCAGACCCCAGGCCACCAGATGGCCAGGAGCAAATGTCTTTCATCCACAGTCAAGTAGAGATGGGCAACTTACATGGCCTTTAGAAGAGGTATAGAAAAAGGTGTGTTCTCGAGGACCACCCCCAGGTGTTGTGACAATTCCTGAAGTGGAGGGACCGCACCGGCGAATCATGCCCAGTCTAGACAGTGGGGTCAAGGTGGCGCTGGTCAGCTCCCTCCAGTAGACAGGCCACGGGGTTGCCAGGGTCGATGAGCCAACCAGATGGACACACAGCTGATGAGCACTGCCCTGAATTCTCCTGTCTTCTCCCTCAGGACTGCCCCTCCCTGGCCACACCGAACTTGGCACCTCTCCAGAAAGGTGGCAGGGAGCATGGGGCAGAGTAccggtctctccctctcctattaaCACACAGAGCCGCCAACAGCGGGCAGCATGGCAGATGTCACCTTATATATTGTAGGGACAGCAGTGGAGCTGTGCCCGCCTGGAGGACTTCAGAAGCCCATGTTGGCCTGGGCCTCTCCTGCTGCAATGGCTTGTACATCAGTGACATGGCCGATGCCCTTGGTGACACCCTCCCGGAACAGCAGCTTGGCGCCCACCTTCAGGTACTCTGGGTGTTTCAGGAAGCGGAAACGTACCACTGCCTTCTCCCCTGTCCGCAGCTTGTCCTGCAGCAGATAGGCCATCACTGGTCCTGGAGAGGGCCTCCCATCTGGTTCTCTATCAGCCTGGGGTCTCCACCCCCCAGGGGGCCAATCAGGCTTCTACCCACCCAGAGTGGGGCTCTGTCCCCTTTGTGGGATCAGGGAGTTCTCTGGGAGTATGGGGCCTGgcctccttcctttctggaggcaGAATTCTAACCTTTCCCTGGAAAAACAGCATGGCTGGGGCCCTCTCACCTTGGCATGGATCTTCTCCACCACTGCTGTCTGACGTACATTGCCCACATGTACCGTCACCTGGAAGCCTCGCCGGAACGTGGTGGCATGGAACAGCAGGACTATCTCTGCCTCGAACACTGAGCAGATGGTGGGATTCATCTCGGGGCTCACCATCACCATGCCCTGGGGAAGCATAGCCCCGGGACCAAGGGCAAACCTTGCATTAGTttctcttccccccaccaccatcccACCCTCTCCAGCTCCTGACCCTCTTCCTCTAGGGCTTTAAACACAAAGACCTCAGAAGCCAATACTCAAAACTCTCCACTTAGAAGCCTTCCTTACTCCTTCCATTTCCTCTAATCCTTCTTTCTAATGCTTAGTGTTTCTAGACTCCTGGACATTCAGGTTGCAAGACAACATTCTGTATTTCAGTATTCTGAGTATTCTAAGCACTTTTCATAATCTACATAACCTGCTTCTTGGGTTAGAGACTGTTATCTCTGAGTTCCTCTGAAACGTCTTAGGTGCTTCTCAAGCAGCCAGTCTCCCAGGCACTCCTCTTTGTGCTCCCTCTccaacccatcctcccacctcaCCTTCCGAAGAAGTGCGCGGTCAAAGTCCCCGAGGGCCAGCGTAGCAGCCTGACCAGCTCGCAGCACGCGGCAGGCAGAGCGGTTCCGCTGGATGCTGCACACCCGCAGCTCCAGGAAGCGGCCATCGTCCGTGGGGCCCACCACCAGGTGGTCCCCCTCACGGCAAATCCCGCTGCAGCCCAGAAGGCAGGTAGCACGGCATCAGTCcagccctccccccaaccctcgcCACCTGCTTCTCTTCAAGGGTCACCCAGAACAGTCTTTCCCTCTAAGCAGACTTCCTCCGTGGGGGAAaagagggctggggaggaggcccTAGCTCAAGCTTTGGACTCTAACGGCTCACCTAACCTAGGAAGGCCTAGGAAGGCCAGTAGTGATGGCCAAGAGGGACCTAAGGCTTTGACACTAAACACACCCTACGCTTTGAAAAGAGTCTTAAGAGATCTCTCATTTCCCGACGTGGAAATGACATCAAGTGATAACAACTGGGGCTCAAGGCCCACACTTCTCCCCCAGGAGCCTGGAGATTTTGAGTTCACACCAATACTATTTCTTCCCCCTGAGTCAACAGACTAGCTTTCTCCAGCTCTTGTCATGGTGAAAGCCCGATCCAGAAACAAGCACATCGTTTAGATGGGCTCTGTACAACTCCAAGGTCTCCTTAAGGCCATGATTGAGTGTAGGGGTATGTGAGGGCTGAAGGGGATGGGGAGCAAGCAAAGCAACTCACCTGGAAAGTGTCCCTCCAACAACTGTCCCCACCTCTGGTACTGTGTAAATTTCGTCCACCTGCAGCCAAAGGAAATGCGACCAACAGCCAGCCAAATAGGGCAGGCAAGTCCAAAATCTCTAAATAGGCTCAGGGCTGTCAGGATTAGTCCCTCCCCATTGTCCAACTCATGCCCCGTTCAGATGGCCAATTACCTGGAACTCCGTCAGCTGCTGCATGAGCTCCTCCTGCTCTTTGCTATTGGTGAGTGGTGGCAAGATATTCAGAAAGACTTTAAGCAGGTCCAGACTCTCTCCAGACACACTGGACAGTGTGAAGATAGGAGTGATACTGTAGATGGAGGCATGGAATGGACAGATGAGGAAGCTTCTAACAGGAAGCAGAGGCTAGAGTTCCCTGCATGCAATGGGGAGCTTCTGGGGCAGGAGCGGGGACAGCGTGCAGGGGTACCTCTCTCCTATCTGCTAACCTTGTCAGGAGctcttgagttctctctctgtgAGCCAGCCAAGGAATGTGGCTCACGAGGCTCaccccagagcccaaggcagaatgCCTGGCACAACACTCCATCTCCTGGGTCCCGGGCACCAGCAAGCCTCCAGGCTGGCTAGCACAGACTCCCTCCCAAAATCCCACCCTAGAAAACCCACAGAAATGTGCCAGAACTGGTCTGGCCACACAGTGGCCTTCCCTGCGGTTCAGGGCTCTGGAGTGAGAGAGGCTCACTTGGGTGACTGGGCAAACTGCTGAGCTGCAGTGACAGCGTCATCCTCAGAGGTGACCAGCATGGGAACCTTGTGGCAGCCAGGCTGTTTGAGGACCCGCTCCAGCTGGCGTACTGTCCTCTCCACTGTGGTCTTGGCACACAGGTCCACCTTGCTGACCACGATGAAGAAGGGCACTTTCAGGGCCAGGGCCAGCCCCAGATGCTCCCTCGTGGTGCCGGCTGCCTCAGAAAAGAGGGGCGGACAGCAAAGGAGAAGGGTGAGAATGTGGGTGGGAGCCGAGGGAACAGGAGAGTTCATCTGCCTCTCAGATTCAAGGATCCTTGGGGTGAGAGAGTCAGCCACCCCCTCCAGCCCCGTCCCTGTCCCAGTGCCTCGTACCAATCCCAGTGTTAGCACTGACGAGGAGCAGGGCACAGTCGGGACAGTAGGAGGTAAGGCCGAAGATGGTGGTGTGCAGGTACTTGTGGTGGCCTGCCAGGTCGATGAAGGTGATCATCTTGGAGCTGCTTTCACAGATCTCTTCTGCCGTCCGTGAGTCACTGTAATTCACCAcctggcccagagcccagggctctcAGTGTCCCCGGCCAGCCTCCCCAACCCTTTAAGAGTCGCCAGGACCTAAACCAGTCACTGGGTGACCCTGCCTCCTACCCCTGAGCCCCGAATCTGATTTAATCCAGCTGGTTCCCCATGTGTTTTCTAATGGGACAGAGTTTGTTCACTGCCCTCAGGGTCGTCTTCTACACTACTCCAGAAAGTCTCCGCACTCTGCCCTCGGGCTCTGTCCTTCACCACTACCATCCCATCCTCGGGGTCTGGCCCCACTGGGTCCCGCTGATTGCAAAGCACCTCTCCCTTGCTGTTAAAGCCCAGGATCTCGAAGCTGATGCTGGAGGTTCGGCCAGACTGAATCTCATGCAGGTGACGGAAAAGGTTGAGCCGAGCCCGGCCCCGCCCATTGTCCAGCTCTCCCTGGGTCAGGACTCCAAGCAGAGTTGACTTTCCTGAGTCCACATTGCCCAGGACGGCCACACGGAGGTCTAGGAACTGTGGATGAATTGCGAGAGGTAAGGGCCCCATATCCCTTACATCTCTCCACGGATGGGTCCACTCCTTGGGGACCAAATAATAACCTGGACATGCTCCCAGGTTCCCAGGTCTGGGACCCTCCTGAGGAGCAAGGGCATGAGAGGTCACAGAAGGGTGTACACTCACCTGCTGGTTGTCAGGGACCTTTCGTACCAGCACTTCGGTAATTTTCCGGGGCATGTCGCTGTCATAATCCACTTCTCGCTCCCGGAGAATTGTG
Protein-coding regions in this window:
- the GTPBP2 gene encoding GTP-binding protein 2 produces the protein MDSRVSELFGGCCRPGGGPAVGGTLKARGAGGSSGCGGPKGKKKNGRNRGGKANNPPYLPPEAEDGNIEYKLKLVNPSQYRFEHLVTQMKWRLQEGRGEAVYQIGVEDNGLLVGLAEEEMRASLKTLHRMAEKVGADITILREREVDYDSDMPRKITEVLVRKVPDNQQFLDLRVAVLGNVDSGKSTLLGVLTQGELDNGRGRARLNLFRHLHEIQSGRTSSISFEILGFNSKGEVVNYSDSRTAEEICESSSKMITFIDLAGHHKYLHTTIFGLTSYCPDCALLLVSANTGIAGTTREHLGLALALKVPFFIVVSKVDLCAKTTVERTVRQLERVLKQPGCHKVPMLVTSEDDAVTAAQQFAQSPNITPIFTLSSVSGESLDLLKVFLNILPPLTNSKEQEELMQQLTEFQVDEIYTVPEVGTVVGGTLSSGICREGDHLVVGPTDDGRFLELRVCSIQRNRSACRVLRAGQAATLALGDFDRALLRKGMVMVSPEMNPTICSVFEAEIVLLFHATTFRRGFQVTVHVGNVRQTAVVEKIHAKDKLRTGEKAVVRFRFLKHPEYLKVGAKLLFREGVTKGIGHVTDVQAIAAGEAQANMGF